The Pieris brassicae chromosome 3, ilPieBrab1.1, whole genome shotgun sequence genome contains the following window.
TAGAACTTTTGACAAGACAAAAGGATCATGAGAATATGATGAAGAAACATTCATACATATGGAGATACAATAATATCACACACAAATGTAAGTGAGTGTTAACCtaaaatttttaaactgttaaaAAGGCATTACTCATGTTTAATGGCGCTCAATCTTTTCatcgaaataattatttctttaaatcataaaacaaCATCTACTCAACCTGTCTATATTCTGATACTTTAGTATTATTCATGTCAAACAGtagtttaatcataaaattttagaaattatGTTAAGTACTGGTAATATGCAAATGTCAGCTGCCAACAATACAGGAAATTCTAAtgcactttttttattaactaaacattcatttttattatgaataattaagtttttttcttatatgaaagttatattatttaaataacgttcTGAGTGTTTCTCTCTACTCAGCGATCACAAtgagtgattttttttcttaccaTAGTCCCAGAGCGGTCTTGGAAACTTCCTAGCGGCCTTTCCCCGCTGTAGTTCAAAGCAAGCTGCGCAGACGGCCGCGGCCGCCTCACCAGGGCCTGTCACGACCCCAGCGCCCTCCCACTCACACGCATTTACCAGGCATATCCAACAACCTTCCAACACCTgaaataacaatcaaattacaACCACACGACAATTGATTATGTTGATTACTAGTTCAGTcgatttaaacatatacaatgGAAGGTCTGAGTTCCATTGGATACAATTTAcagtcaggcacagaaggatcAAACTAAcactgaaaacaataaatggaAAATCGCTTGATGAAATAccataaagtattattatatattatctgtagTTTTTaaacaggtattttttttatgctaCTGGAAGTAAGCGGGTAAGAGGCTCacgtgatgttaagtgacaccgccaCCCCACTCGCACTGCGAGGCTCGCAAgcgcgctgccggcctttaaatCAAACACGAGTTctacatttattattcttttgaGAGATGTGTGTAAATTACATTCTGTGTGTACCCTTCAAACCGTTATCCTCTGAACCCATGCTCATGGAACCCGATACTAAAACTGGTTTTGCAAgacttacaaaaataatttttttggttaATCTAAAAAGGTACCTGTGGTCGTGGCACAATCCCATCCCCAGATGTCGCTGCAGCGATACATCCTTTACATTTATTGGCAAGTGCCGATAAATTCAGTCTGTGATTGGGCCATTCACTCAACATCACATTCACCTGCAAGAACAGAACTTCCCACGACAACTGTCGACACAGACGATATAATGTTGGATCAGACCCAACACCTAGCTGGCTCCTTGCCTCATTTTCCAACACTGAGAGTAACGAAAGTGCCGTCCTGGAACACCCAGATTCCACTCTCGCCCGAGCCAGTCCCGACACTATATACCCAAAGTCTTGCATGAAACCTCTTGGCAATGATATAAACGCCATCCCTAACCCTCCCGGAGGCTTCCACGAGGGACTCAGCTTCCACAATGGCGAAGACGGCGACATAACAGCCAGTTTCACTAAACGCATTCTAATATCTTCAGCCGTAGATGCTTCAACTAGCCGCTTCTTCAACCTCCCCATTTCTAACTCTGGTACAGTTTTGAAATCGAAATTCGGCATCTCCCAATCATCAGTGAGCAATTCTCTTGGAATATCCATATTTTCGTCATCCACTGCGTTTGGGTCGTTTAAAATGTCATCCAAATGTTCGTCACATATTAATTTTCGCCGAACTCTCTCGGATGCGTCACcgacatatttttttagatagtCATCTATTCTATCTATTGGTAGCTTACAGTTCGATGTGGCTAGATGAAGGAAAAATATCCGAAGATTTTCCCAATCCTTTTCAGACAAATCCGATGTTAAAACAGGCCCTATTGCCCAAAAGAGAAGATCAAAGTACTTGATACCAATGGTTTTGAATTTGTTCAAAAATTCTGGGTGTGTCGAAGGTATTCCGCCCTCTAACGCGTATCTTATCGCGTTCAGTACCGACACTCTATTTAAAAGATCTCTTGCTACAGTAAATGCTCCACTAGAAGCTGATCCTTGTATATCAAGTTCAACAACTTCTCTATGCACCAATGGTATTTCTCGTGCCAAATTATCAGCTTGCAAAATGCCGATAATACCCGCATAATGATTCGCGATAGACTCCTGAAGTTTCTGAAGTAAATGTGGTTCTTCATTCAACAGCTCATATCCCAAGTTCAGAGCTCTGATGTAGCCCAGAATATCATCCTTCTTCATACTTgcgtaataaaaatgttcccAGGGCATTTCTTTATGGACGTCACCATAACCATAGGTGGCTATTTCTCTTTCTAAGAGGTTGGAGTTTTCTCTACAGCCTAATATGTGTTTTTTGGCTAAATCATGCTGTCCATAAAAGAAGTAATTATAGCAAAGATCAAAGTGAACTTGCATTGCTAACTCATACTGGCTAATATAAACATCACCAGCATTCCACTCATGATTCATATCATCAGAATCTTCTGTTAGATGCACAAATGTTTCCATaactggtatttttatttttcttgactCTCTTCTACCCAGAGTTCCTTCATAGTATGCTATAATACCTTCTAAGTATCTTATACTTTGTATCCTAGATGATTCACACATtcgcaatattttttcaaagttTTGATTTAATGGATTGTATGTACTATCCCCTTGGGCGCCAGGCCTGGAATTAGTTTTTTCAAttgtcaatttttattttcagatcTACAAGATAATgctctaaaaatatatatttttatattaaaatgagaGATTGTGTcttctaacaaaaaaaatgttgaaattCACAGAATATGAATATCAAATTTTACTAGACTTATTATTTACAGCACAGTAGTAAACTAGACAACACTTACAAATGAGCGTATGGCAGCTTAGATGATTTCATAAAAAGAGCAGACTTGACCGGAAACCTTAGTACCCATCTGTGATACAAAGTCAGAGCAAATTGCACATGTAGCTGTTGCAGAACGTCAGATTGAATTTCCTAAAATCAaagtttaaacaaatacatagaGTTACAGATTAAGGGGAAACAGTAAATAAAGCTGTTAAGACATAGTTACAATTGGaagctaaaatataattattattctactaaaatttttatgagataaaataaacttgaacttgataaaattttaatgagaaataaCTTCTCAGCttcattttagaaatattatttaatttaataaataaataccaaagGAGGAACAGCAAAAGCTGTATCTGTTGCCATAAATACAAGATCTTGCATAAGTTGCTGTTGTATATGAggaggtaattttttttccaagatatctgaaattcaataaaatgttttatgagGGAATGTTGTCTTTGTTATTCTTTTTATCTATGTTACATGATCAATCAGCAGATATGATTCTGTAAGAATACCTTGACTTGTACTGAactaatacaaaacaaatgtgataatgaaatacatacaaaaatacatgcaATTATATGTTCTATACTAGTACAAGActaattatatgttaaatatctaattaatcacaaaatgatattatgaatataattagtTCGCACTAGTGATATACTAAGTTGTACTCAAAACAATATCTTAATTATGTCATTGGATTGTAATACAATTGAGatattcttgtttgtattgtagtataaaggaaaaatataCCTAGGTTCCAATTAAGTGTGGGCGCAACTTTAAGTGCTAAAATCTTTAATGCTAGCTGTTTTCTAGTGAATTGTAGTACAGTTGGTGTGCTTGGAGCAGGACTTGATGGGCCATCAACATCTACTACTCTATCacttaatttagaattttgatttttgGCATCAACTGATAGAAATTCTTCTATTAACTGACATCCTGATGGTTCTGTGgatattaaaatgattgaTAAGTGATACTAATCAAGTAATAATGGAAATACTTAAATTCTTAGATAGCTACAAATACTCAAAATAAAAGAAGACcttatagatttaaataagaatactgaaattttataattattttgtattatatagttttaaaagtaaCTAACCTGGATTAGGTTTACTCAAATGTCTTTTCAGTAATGTAGGATCAAGAAGAAACTCAAACCAAAGCAAAGTATCTGGCGATATTGGTACTGTTCCCGGTCTAAGAAGATCCACATCCATGGCTACTTCTttgatttgaaattataaaaaacacatttttctattatagaAACTCTGTAAGTTTCTAATATTAAAGCACTATCagtgaaaaaattatactaccattaataataaaaattaattcgtTTCTCAATATTTTCCTAATTTATTCTCGACCTAGTCTGTGGTTGAAGTTTTGATATTTGATAGCAGACATCCATCAATGAAATTGACACCACAGACTAAAAAcatgatgatattaatttatccctAATGGGAAAGGCAAAGGACTTTAGTCCATACAGCCCAGACTACAAACAGCAACTATAGTCATGTTCTTTTGCTCAAATTTCATGAAATGCTTAATACTTGTATTTTGTAACATGTACGTCGTTCtgagctatatatatatatatcattattgtcTTATTTTAATCAACAAATAGTCATATCGTTATGGTTAGAGGTCAACCAGAACtctataaattattcagtgaatacaaacataaaaaagcatgttgtatacattttttttctcttagcAACCGCATATATAGGTTTCACATGgagtaaagtattttttaccaAACGATCGTTAACCGTTAGCTTGACGTTAAgacttatatacatacaatggattaaaataacgaaagcaattaaaaaaacaaacatatctAGCAAGTTGCactttaatctatatatatataattatttcatacttCGAATACTTTTTCAAGTATTTACATCGACTAGCGCTAGACTGTCGTCAGGACACTGGTGTTTACTTTCGATAGATTAGAAATATTGTGCACTTGATCGATGTGTTATCAATAAGTGTGTGATAAACGCCTATCTACGCTATCCTTCGTTCACTGGCGGATTCTCCCGTAATTGACGGAGAGtacaatgtttataaaattaaaataattgaaaatatatacgaaTGTGAATAAAGAATATCGCCAAAAGtaagtactttattaaaattactttaatgtgtattgtatatttttatgtaatgaggtttatctatttctatgtGTAGCCTAATTGTCATATAGATTTTTGGCACTTTACGAATGATTTGCATTAAAACTGTTAACAAGTTTTGTATAGAGGATTCATAAACTTTTGGTATTGAGGTAGAATCAACCAAATTTAAAACCTTTGGTACTTGCAAGCATggatattatgaataattataattagttcACACTAGTGATATACTAAGTAGTACTCAAAAGAATATCTTAATTATGTCattgtattgtaatataattaagatattCTTGTTTTATTGTAGTATGAAGGAACAATATACTTAGGTTCCAATTAAGTGTCGGCGCAACTTTTCTCATGCTCATGGTCATGCGTAGACTAAGTCAAATAACTTAGTGTGGAAAAGTggtatattttaaagcaaaGACAATTAGAGTAAAACAATATCGTAATTCGTTTTCTTTCGGTAATGCcgatagattttatttaaataaaaaatagtgcTTGACGTACCTAAAAGTTTTAATCCAGCTCTTATCTTTTTTAGTGGATAACATGACGTATCAACAAATCACCCAGAGTACAAATGAAGTCAACATCGAGATGGATCTGCTTCAAGTCGGATCGGAGCCTGTAGGCATGCGATGTCCGCATTGCCACGAAGAAATTATGACAAGAGCTGACTACAAAAATAGTTCAAAGACACATCTAGCTGCTTTAATACTTGGTTTATTGTTTTGGTCTGTATCACTTTATATACTTAGGTTAATCAAATGTATAGGTTTTGCTCGTGCTTTCTGGTtcgaagatatttttattcgcTATCGACATTTAATAAGGTTTTCCTACAGTAATGTGAAGCTAGATTTAAAGTAttgtataatacttaaaaatatgtgctCAATTACTTGTCACGATAATTTGATGAAACAATATCGCAACTTGGTcatgtatatatgttatatgtaggtattaaaaagtgtattatcGAACGATACCAATTATACGTATGCACATTTGAACTAATTAGTAAAGACGTAAATAGTTAACATTACTATACTAAACCGCTCCACGACTTAGATAAATGACAAGATGATATGTTTGCTGATAAActatttaattgaatacaaggttataaaatagtttatcgTCTTTAAAGAAACCATATCACAgattaattgtattgttttttctaaCTCTTATTTCAACTGACGTTTCGCTTGATCTATAGACATCATGCTACTTTTGACCTAGTATTATTAGTCAATAGAGTGTGCTCGTCGATCGTCTTGCAGGCAGTAAAGAAAACCAAATTTGAGAACACTTTCAGAACAAAACGATTTGTATTGCTTTTTTAGATTTCGGGTGGTTTCGTCTTTTTCTTTAAGAAACCCCAGAGCAGGGTGTAAACGGGCagtaggctcacctgatgttaggtgatacctccgcctatggacactctcaatgccagagggctcgcgagtgcattgcaagccttttaggaattggtaccctcttttcttgaaatacccaatcgaattggttcgaaaataattcagtggTTAGCTGGCaacacatagcggtggtgctctgcaaaaactgccttaaataaTAGAGAGTACTGGAACgacagacgtcgaggtgatacgggtgaaaTTCCGTGTTCTGCCCTGACCTCCGATAATACAACTTAGAATCCCTACCACGAAAAAATGGTTGCCACAGGCGGCTTTAccaacaatacaaaatatataagtcCAATCCATGTTTCCAGTGTTCGCTAGCAAGCTGTATAatctattttgatttattaaaatatgtatcttAAAATGATTTGCAGGTGGCTTTGCTGCTGCATATTACCGTACTTTCTTAAAAGATGGAAAAACGTGGAGCACTTTTGTCCAAACTGCCGACGATTCCTTGGTGTTTatacaagaaataaattattttagcgtatattatttattttttacaattaaatattttgtgtgttaaGTACACACAAaacttatataacaaaataaaataaataggtaataaaatcattgtttACCTGCAAACTCCCGTGACTTAGTTCGAGTAGGGtacgaaattatattatattatatagcgaAACTACGAAcgtttttaaagaattttcatGATAGAGATTCTATTGATTGTAATAGATAGTAATAGataatatcaaatatgttTTGCTGTCGCTCTCTAACCCTATCGCCTTACATTATCTGTATAACCGCTCTGTGGCAGTAATGCTGGTTTTGGCGCcaatatcatataataatacataaaaaaggtttaaacTCTAAATTGTGTAAGAAAACATTTCTtggataaaaatgtatgtattacttattagtgTAAATAAACTTAGACTGCGCGGCATTTTGGATGTGGCAACGGCTGACGAAAATAACTAACAGGCTACAAAGCATTAAACCTCATTACGATGcctttggaaaaaaaaacttttggtttgtttttttCGTATGTTAAAACTGCTTGGTCTTAGCTACGTTATCTACTTTGTTGAAGTTTCACAATTACCAAGTATATGTacatgaataattataaattaagtaagaTAAGTAAATCTTTATGTaaacgaaaaaataaattaacgcaACGGGAAATAccagaaattaataaataaaattctttgtattagaaagaagtttttatttttaacatttataacctCACATTTAgctaaaattaatgaatgaaaTCACTACATAGAGATTTTACCATTAAaaccatattttatattagcatagtcaaagttttaaaagatttagaaaaataaaaaatatcacacaAATAATAGACACATTGACACTTCCAGGCATTCAGCTAAAGTACATTCACACCaatagacaatattattaacatacgacgtaaaataaaaattaactttctATTCTTAATATTTGTCATCTGTACTAAAATCTATTTTGATCACATTCTCACTTTcacattgttaaattaataataattttattccgATATCTAGGCGTTTAATAACCCAATATACAGTCTCAAGAACGCAAGAGTCAGCATGTAAATGTAGTATAAATAACCCATTTTCATCGTCTTTGGTTTTATGCGAGACGAAACCTAGCAATTAATTTGCATCTATCAGTTCTTGTTATCTTCGTGTTTATATTCTTTTACGAAGGCTGGTAGGAGCCAATAAAGGCTTTGCAGGCTGGGCAATAGTGGTTCGCTGTTCTGCACGATTTCATGCAGTACGGTAGGAAGCAGCCGCAACAGCATctgaaattacattaatttgtataaataaatataaaattataaaagtttccTACTTTAATCCTTGTattgaaaaagttttattcTCGAATGTTTTCCAATAGGTCACACAAACCATCCAGGTCGGTCATAAcagcataaaaaaaattagaaggGCAGAAGTTTAACATAGCGCTGAGTCTTAGATTATCACTCCAAAGCTCCTAAGATGTCAACCATAACCTCTCTGCTAGAACATGACATAGATATAAAAGAAGCtggattaattaattgttggATTTTTGGGATTAAACATTAAGTTAAGAAAGTTTGATAGCGTGTAGAGATCTTAATAGTAGGCATCCTTACATGCGGCAACTGTGTCTATGGTGTAACTGTCTCAGACAAGCTAAGAAACGTAGATTAAGGTTTCCCTTCTTTTGTGCGTACAAATGTCCAAATTCAATGCGacgtaaagaaaatattagttCATAAACATCCAAAATATACGTATGATACAAATGTTAATAAGTTACGGGCATACATTTAAAAGGAAagttgaataattattatgactaATATATCTCACTAAACGAAACTAAAAATAGCAGCGCAgcgatttaataaaaacacatttaatttgaaatggaTATCACGTTCGACTTAAAAATAGTGTCACGTTTGCATTGTAATttgctttaatttattatatacatacgtATTGACCACGCACAACAGAGAGTATTTATgtgattaaatatgtattactatTATCGCTGGTGTCAATTATTATGttcatatttaaacaatacattttgatattttctaaataggtgttttattttattttaatgttatcgTAACTTGTCCATTAAACAGAAATATGTAATTCAAAACGTAAATGCGAGTTTGatgtaacaaattttataatgttagcGATGCGATACATATtactgtgtaattttaaaaacaggtttaattttgttttaactgtATATACCCGTGAATGACAAGTAATGTAGCGTGCTGGTTTCTTGCAAGATTGAAtagaattgaattaaaatataattcctaATGATATGTAgtgtcaatatttaaaaactttgtttacAAGGAAATTGTAAGGAACTGCAACCATTAATTACGCCATGTTTCACGCCATGTtggaaacaaagaaaaattaatgtaataattctaACCATCTGATTAGCCTTATGTACTTTAAGTTTATGAAGTTTCCCATATGTCATCTGGCAAATGCAAGAATAACTTGACATGTATCTAAATCATACCCAAGATATGGCAGTTTTTTACAAAGATTTTCATTGTGCAGGCATatgaacaaaatttaattggtTCTACTGCGGTTCGAATGCACGGTGATAGAGTCGAGCATCACACGCTTAACGCAATAATTAGGTACGCATGGCTTATATGCCTTGCATAAGGCATACGTAATTAATTATCAACCTATTTCAAATAACGATTATCACGCGATTATTGCGCATACAAGCCAAAAAGTCTTAAAACAAATGCGTTCGAAATTCGAATAAAGCAACGGCACttgttagtaatataatatttgttgaaAGTATTGTCTCTGTTGTTCACATGGATTTTGTCGTACTTCAGCTAGTTCAAATGTATTTCTACAACGATATAAAATTCCTATTTCAACAGAcgatagatatttatataaaaaatatacaattacacACAATTTACGCAAAGAAATGAATGGTTATATAGTGTGTTATGTAAGTATTTATGGATAAACTCACCCTGCAAGAACACAAAGAGCAGCGGACACGATATGTGTTCGATTGTTAGGAACATAATCCACTCTAGTTActatagatttattacaaGTTGGGCATGATGCTCCCGTGGGTCCTGGGCCAAGTTTTGGAGGGCCTAATGGCGGTTCCCGGATTTGAGTAACTACAATAGTACGCGTCCGTGGAGGGTCTTCTGGTGGAGGTGGATCGTTCCCGAAATATGATGGTGGCGGTACCGGATTTGGTGGCATCTGTTCATATGGTGGTGGTAGACCCATTTTGTTTTCCactgaaacaaatattttatgtagtaTTCCTCCATtgtgttattaaaactatattattttaattaaatataaaaaatttaaacaatgtaAGCTAAACTATAACAAACCTCTCTGTTTaattgcaaaaaataaataagaatattagtACATTTAGGTACCTTTTAAATTGAGAGTGTGTTATAATTTTCCAGATTCACATGAACGTCTATTTAGAATAAAGGTTTTATGAGTAATTGCGTAAAATTGCCTGttatgtgatattttatattactcaCTAGCaacgtaaacaaaataaattaaacaataagaATTACAAACACCGGATTCTTATTATATTGCGGATATGTATTGATTACaactcatacaaaaaaaatattttattccttaaactaacattgtgtaaatattgaatattttattactatttctGATTCATAcatgaaataaaacttaatttcaatttatttaaatttggagtACTGTgctaattatattgttttaatttaatttatctaaagtgggaataaataataatcaatggcactacaatctttttaggtctctctctctctgccttagattctgtatctgtttcattatcatttggtAATCGAATAGTAGAATAATCAGCCTTCTacgcctgacgcacgccgtcgactttttgggtctaagacaagccggttcgAGCTTATGcaaaatgcgcacatagaaagaaaatccattggtgcacagccggggtcgaacctacgacctcagggatgagagtcgcatgctgaagccactaggccaacacctAAAGTGGGAAGACAGTTAACAATTCCCTCTTATTTCCAAACAATATCCAACAGTGGCGAATCTAAGGTTATTTTTCTGGGGACCGAGACCTATGCGAGGCCCTGGCTCAATGGTTATGTCTAAATACTAGAATTATGAATCAGTTACTCGACATCCTGGGCTGGCCGGTATAAGTCTCTTCAATCATACTTTACGTAAACCATATATGGCTAGTTGCTTTAGGATTATGATGGGTCATTTATGCAGCTTACAACTCATACGTACTAGAAAGCATTTTTAATAGTAGAATCCATATTGCAAATGAtcacgttttgtttttaatactattGTATGCATTATTAGATATCAAAAAAGATAGTTGAGATCACGTTCTTAATTCTTATCTCCTAAAGTGACGCATGCGCTGTCAATCTGTccgattaataaattacatgaaGCTTTGTAggtataaaaatgaaacacttgcattgatttatatttcaaagaaaCCCTTTGTACAGTATTTGTATTGCCTAAACCAATCAtacttactataaaataaatattttccatatatgtataatataatatctatacaAATGTCTAGTAGGTAgctaaattattcaatatatttataactaagtGACCTTGTTGCTATCtcgttatattttgtaaatccATAGCTACTTCTTGTTtgcctatatatatttattattaatcctGCTTAATTCAAACGACAATTCCTCCacataatatactatattcaCTAGTCTCTGAGTAATCTATAATGTctcgtttaatatatttataagtatatgtCATCAATTATTTTCTGTTCTTTTAT
Protein-coding sequences here:
- the LOC123707216 gene encoding integrator complex subunit 8, which encodes MDVDLLRPGTVPISPDTLLWFEFLLDPTLLKRHLSKPNPEPSGCQLIEEFLSVDAKNQNSKLSDRVVDVDGPSSPAPSTPTVLQFTRKQLALKILALKVAPTLNWNLDILEKKLPPHIQQQLMQDLVFMATDTAFAVPPLEIQSDVLQQLHVQFALTLYHRWVLRFPVKSALFMKSSKLPYAHLPGAQGDSTYNPLNQNFEKILRMCESSRIQSIRYLEGIIAYYEGTLGRRESRKIKIPVMETFVHLTEDSDDMNHEWNAGDVYISQYELAMQVHFDLCYNYFFYGQHDLAKKHILGCRENSNLLEREIATYGYGDVHKEMPWEHFYYASMKKDDILGYIRALNLGYELLNEEPHLLQKLQESIANHYAGIIGILQADNLAREIPLVHREVVELDIQGSASSGAFTVARDLLNRVSVLNAIRYALEGGIPSTHPEFLNKFKTIGIKYFDLLFWAIGPVLTSDLSEKDWENLRIFFLHLATSNCKLPIDRIDDYLKKYVGDASERVRRKLICDEHLDDILNDPNAVDDENMDIPRELLTDDWEMPNFDFKTVPELEMGRLKKRLVEASTAEDIRMRLVKLAVMSPSSPLWKLSPSWKPPGGLGMAFISLPRGFMQDFGYIVSGLARARVESGCSRTALSLLSVLENEARSQLGVGSDPTLYRLCRQLSWEVLFLQVNVMLSEWPNHRLNLSALANKCKGCIAAATSGDGIVPRPQVLEGCWICLVNACEWEGAGVVTGPGEAAAAVCAACFELQRGKAARKFPRPLWDYALSIYNNGTSGPVKRTAGGLPSHSRDVPNAASEARNAFNAFLATLREPLAVSVVLSLLARIYNLIIDDTSVELVVEYTNLWPSNISNINNYNSKYVLESITELLERSLKYYPYNTSWLRLYGDVEMACGRWAPALRRYLCALAAGTWHFAKRAPDEGSITRRAARCCQALASPAQAAALCQLPDEPDYVTAFKCFAEKSSNAADAMDGYYGCLWDGTLLEIAVALHNRRGEGGRKARTVKAAGALELNANNSEDIQREAAAIRRARLLRALTNQYVA